One genomic region from Bacteroidales bacterium encodes:
- a CDS encoding tetratricopeptide repeat protein, whose protein sequence is MAKKTTRAEENIQAVEEALSRTERFIEDNQKPILTVIGVLVVIILAFFAFQRFYLYPKEQTAKEQIFMAQKYFSHDSLNLALNGDGINPGFLDIIDDYQWTESANLAHYYAGIIYLKQGEYQAALDHLKDFSTKDILVKAMALGAIGDSYMQLDKTEKAAEYYKKAANASENELTAPAFLTKAGWAYEILGDYSKAIDMYKQIKTKFPRSQEAREIEKTIAHAQGMIK, encoded by the coding sequence ATGGCTAAAAAAACCACGAGAGCAGAAGAAAACATTCAAGCCGTTGAGGAGGCTTTAAGCAGAACCGAACGATTTATCGAAGACAATCAAAAACCGATACTTACCGTCATTGGTGTGTTGGTGGTGATCATTCTTGCATTTTTTGCGTTTCAACGATTTTACCTCTATCCCAAAGAACAAACCGCCAAGGAGCAGATTTTCATGGCACAGAAATATTTCAGCCATGATTCGCTCAATCTGGCACTTAATGGCGACGGCATCAATCCGGGCTTTCTCGACATCATCGATGATTACCAATGGACTGAATCGGCTAACCTTGCCCATTATTACGCAGGGATTATTTATTTGAAGCAAGGCGAATACCAGGCAGCTCTAGACCATCTGAAAGATTTCAGCACCAAAGATATACTGGTAAAAGCAATGGCGCTTGGCGCTATCGGCGACAGCTACATGCAGCTCGACAAAACCGAAAAAGCTGCTGAGTATTATAAAAAAGCTGCCAACGCAAGCGAAAATGAACTTACCGCACCGGCTTTCCTGACGAAAGCAGGATGGGCTTACGAAATTCTCGGAGATTACAGCAAAGCTATCGACATGTACAAACAGATCAAAACTAAATTTCCCAGAAGCCAGGAAGCAAGAGAAATCGAAAAAACTATTGCCCACGCACAAGGGATGATCAAATAA
- a CDS encoding HU family DNA-binding protein, whose protein sequence is MVNQNFYTMNKAELIDAMATDANITKAEAKRALDAFIKTTGEALAKGDRVALVGFGSFSVATRAARIGRNPQTGKELKIAAKKVVKFKPGTELNLNIA, encoded by the coding sequence ATTGTTAATCAAAATTTTTATACCATGAACAAAGCAGAATTAATCGACGCAATGGCAACTGATGCCAACATCACAAAAGCAGAAGCAAAAAGAGCACTTGATGCTTTTATCAAAACTACAGGCGAAGCCCTGGCCAAAGGCGACAGAGTTGCATTGGTAGGCTTCGGATCGTTTAGCGTTGCTACGCGCGCTGCACGTATCGGCCGTAACCCTCAAACCGGAAAGGAACTGAAGATTGCTGCCAAGAAGGTTGTAAAATTCAAACCCGGTACTGAATTGAACCTTAATATTGCCTAA
- a CDS encoding DNA-3-methyladenine glycosylase: protein MRQKNLKVVDDMIGQMKLSGKPKVLGNDFYQRPDVLGIARELIGKVLVANINGERTTGIITETEAYAGITDRASHAWNDRRTPRTEIMYGAGGHAYVYLCYGIHSLFNVVTNTIGIPHAVLIRAICPIEGLETMLMRAKRTQPDKTFGKGPGNVSKILGIHYTDSGLPLTESLGKIFIEDHQMAFPDDAIKVTPRIGIQYAGSDAALPYRFVV from the coding sequence ATGCGCCAAAAAAATCTTAAAGTGGTAGATGACATGATCGGGCAGATGAAGCTTTCGGGTAAACCGAAGGTGCTCGGCAATGATTTTTATCAACGTCCCGATGTTTTGGGCATTGCACGTGAACTGATCGGGAAGGTATTAGTTGCTAATATTAACGGTGAACGCACCACCGGCATCATCACCGAAACTGAAGCTTACGCTGGTATTACCGATCGTGCGTCCCATGCCTGGAACGACCGCCGCACCCCCCGTACTGAGATTATGTACGGAGCCGGCGGGCATGCATACGTTTATCTTTGTTATGGAATTCATTCGCTCTTCAACGTGGTGACAAACACCATTGGTATTCCGCATGCCGTGCTTATCCGCGCCATTTGCCCCATCGAAGGATTAGAGACCATGTTGATGCGCGCAAAACGAACACAGCCCGACAAAACCTTTGGGAAGGGTCCCGGGAATGTATCTAAAATTTTAGGTATTCATTATACTGATTCGGGATTGCCGCTTACAGAAAGCTTAGGGAAGATTTTTATAGAAGATCACCAGATGGCCTTTCCGGATGATGCCATTAAGGTAACACCACGGATAGGCATTCAGTATGCAGGCTCTGACGCTGCTTTGCCTTACCGGTTTGTGGTATAG
- a CDS encoding M56 family metallopeptidase encodes MENFILYLLQSAGALSLFYLLYRAALRRETHFTLNRIYFLLAALASLMLPLAKANIFGNAAMPATTMIVLDTIFINGSDVQQMAQQHMSIFQIMTGIYLLGVISLSLRFVIKLAQLFRLIHRSEVTSYGSWHLVVMEEEMAPFSFFNYLFIHRLEMESEQLETIVAHEQVHWRQLHSADLLLAELLTIFQWFNPFVWLYRKSLETVHEYLADEGVLRKGYEPINYQNLLLVQASGASAFGFANHFNHSLIKTRIIMMTKNKSRRRSQLKVLLAVPLTLLLIAAFTYSLPAGELVQKISLPATEFPQATSSPIATTPDTLSPERQVYPVVDHMPKFPGGDAARMKYLQENIVYPESARKAGEQGIVYVTFVVEADGQITNVKVLRGLGEALDKSALDAINGMPVWEPGKKDGEAVAVQFTMPIKFTLDAGKDQEKEEADPEK; translated from the coding sequence ATGGAAAATTTCATCCTATACCTATTACAGTCAGCCGGCGCCTTGTCGCTGTTTTATTTGCTGTACCGTGCGGCGCTCAGACGCGAAACGCATTTTACGCTCAACCGGATTTATTTTCTGTTGGCGGCGCTTGCCTCGTTAATGTTGCCGTTGGCCAAAGCCAATATCTTTGGAAACGCTGCCATGCCTGCCACCACAATGATCGTTCTCGACACCATATTTATTAATGGTTCGGATGTGCAACAAATGGCGCAGCAGCACATGAGTATCTTCCAGATAATGACAGGAATTTATCTTCTTGGTGTTATTTCTCTTTCGCTTCGGTTTGTGATAAAATTGGCGCAACTTTTCAGGCTCATCCATCGCAGTGAAGTGACAAGCTACGGATCGTGGCATCTTGTTGTGATGGAGGAGGAGATGGCACCATTTTCATTTTTTAATTATCTTTTTATTCATCGTTTGGAAATGGAATCTGAGCAGCTCGAAACAATCGTGGCGCACGAGCAGGTGCATTGGCGGCAGCTTCATTCGGCTGACCTGCTTCTGGCGGAGTTGCTGACGATTTTCCAGTGGTTCAATCCATTTGTATGGCTTTATCGCAAGTCGTTGGAAACCGTGCACGAATATCTTGCCGACGAAGGTGTGCTGCGAAAAGGGTACGAACCCATCAATTATCAGAATCTTTTATTAGTGCAGGCTTCGGGTGCTTCCGCCTTTGGCTTTGCCAACCATTTTAATCATTCATTAATCAAAACACGTATTATTATGATGACGAAAAACAAATCGCGCCGGCGGTCGCAATTGAAAGTGCTGCTGGCTGTTCCATTGACACTGCTGCTCATTGCAGCTTTTACCTACAGCCTGCCTGCCGGAGAGCTGGTGCAAAAGATTTCTTTGCCCGCCACTGAGTTTCCACAAGCTACTTCTTCACCTATCGCTACTACACCCGACACACTTAGCCCTGAGCGGCAAGTTTATCCGGTTGTTGATCACATGCCAAAGTTTCCGGGGGGCGATGCCGCCCGGATGAAGTATCTCCAGGAAAACATTGTTTATCCTGAATCGGCTCGTAAGGCTGGTGAACAAGGCATTGTGTATGTCACTTTTGTGGTGGAAGCTGATGGCCAGATTACCAATGTAAAAGTGCTTCGTGGATTAGGTGAGGCACTCGACAAAAGTGCACTGGATGCTATAAACGGAATGCCTGTCTGGGAGCCCGGGAAGAAGGATGGAGAAGCGGTCGCTGTTCAGTTTACCATGCCCATCAAGTTTACGCTGGATGCAGGGAAAGATCAGGAAAAAGAAGAAGCTGATCCTGAAAAATAA
- a CDS encoding BlaI/MecI/CopY family transcriptional regulator, with product MKQMKPLTRAEEEIMQILWSKGECFVHDILEEFDEPKPAYNTVSTVVRILEKKGYASHHSFGKSHKYYALISKKEYTRRYLSGLMSGYFSDSYKQLVSFFSKEENLSVQEMEEIRSLIDAQIEKKKQDPE from the coding sequence ATAAAACAGATGAAACCACTTACCAGAGCCGAAGAGGAGATCATGCAAATATTATGGAGTAAGGGAGAATGTTTTGTACACGACATCCTCGAAGAGTTTGATGAACCCAAACCTGCCTACAATACCGTGTCGACGGTGGTGCGCATTCTCGAAAAGAAGGGTTATGCCAGCCATCATTCGTTTGGCAAAAGTCATAAGTATTATGCGCTGATCAGTAAAAAAGAGTACACCCGGCGCTACCTGAGCGGACTCATGTCGGGTTATTTCAGCGATTCGTACAAGCAATTGGTTTCCTTTTTTTCTAAAGAAGAAAACCTAAGCGTGCAGGAGATGGAGGAAATCCGCAGCCTGATTGATGCGCAGATTGAAAAGAAAAAGCAAGACCCGGAATAA
- a CDS encoding glycosyltransferase family 2 protein encodes MINNKKVVVVLPAYKAARTLENTYREIPHDLVDEVVIVDDHSPDDTVEVARRIGIRHIVIHVTNTGYGGNQKSCYKKALELGADIVVMLHPDYQYTPRLIPSMVYVIANDIYPVVMGSRILGRGALKGGMPFYKYVANRLLTFVQNILLDRKLSEYHSGYRAFSREVLQHINFEDNSDDFVFDNQILSQIFMAGFEIGEITCPTSYSDEASSINFRRSVKYGFGVLQTSMLHFLHRKGIINHRLYAPKKS; translated from the coding sequence ATGATCAATAATAAAAAAGTTGTCGTAGTATTGCCGGCCTACAAAGCCGCCAGGACCCTTGAGAATACCTATCGCGAAATTCCACACGATCTGGTGGATGAAGTGGTGATAGTGGACGATCATAGTCCCGATGATACCGTAGAAGTGGCGCGTCGCATTGGCATCCGACACATTGTGATCCATGTGACCAATACCGGCTATGGTGGAAACCAGAAGTCGTGTTACAAAAAAGCGCTCGAACTTGGTGCTGACATTGTGGTGATGCTGCACCCCGACTACCAATATACTCCCCGATTGATTCCTTCGATGGTTTACGTTATCGCCAACGACATTTACCCTGTAGTGATGGGTTCGCGTATCCTGGGGCGTGGCGCACTAAAAGGAGGAATGCCTTTTTATAAATATGTAGCCAACCGCCTGCTCACCTTTGTGCAAAATATCCTGCTCGATCGTAAACTTTCAGAATATCACTCAGGTTACCGGGCTTTTTCGCGTGAGGTACTACAGCATATCAATTTTGAAGATAACTCCGATGATTTTGTCTTCGACAACCAAATACTTTCCCAGATTTTTATGGCTGGTTTCGAAATAGGCGAAATCACTTGCCCTACCAGCTATTCTGATGAGGCCTCAAGTATCAACTTCCGGCGCAGCGTAAAATATGGCTTTGGCGTTTTGCAAACTTCCATGCTTCATTTCCTGCATCGCAAAGGAATTATCAATCACAGACTTTATGCGCCAAAAAAATCTTAA
- the fmt gene encoding methionyl-tRNA formyltransferase — translation MNKKLRIVFMGTPEFAVASLEALLAADFEIVAVVTAPDKPAGRGKKIMQPAVKVAALSHGLTVLQPERLKAHDFVETFRELQADLGIVVAFRMLPEVIWAMPKLGTFNLHASLLPDYRGAAPINHAIINGETETGITTFFLQHDIDTGDIILQEKMPIGPAESAGELHDRLMHTGANLVVKTAKAISSGDYTQQPQQWPANMNRMPRQAPKIFKEDTLIDWKNPANKIYNKIRGLSPYPTAYTVLKSPEELLFPIKIYQATYEDTSAAPPPGSILTDSKTYLKIYAEDGLIEILELQMAGKTRMSTKNFLNGFDMNERWQTNG, via the coding sequence ATGAATAAAAAGTTACGCATCGTTTTTATGGGCACTCCGGAGTTTGCGGTAGCTTCGCTGGAAGCATTGCTGGCAGCAGACTTCGAGATAGTAGCAGTAGTTACGGCGCCCGATAAACCTGCAGGACGTGGCAAAAAGATCATGCAACCGGCTGTAAAAGTTGCAGCGCTCAGTCACGGACTTACAGTGCTGCAACCTGAGCGGTTGAAAGCGCATGATTTTGTGGAGACTTTCAGAGAACTGCAAGCAGATCTTGGTATTGTGGTAGCTTTCAGAATGCTGCCGGAGGTAATCTGGGCAATGCCAAAATTGGGTACATTTAATCTACACGCCTCACTGCTGCCCGACTACCGGGGAGCTGCACCTATCAATCACGCCATCATCAATGGCGAAACAGAAACCGGCATCACTACTTTCTTCCTGCAACACGACATTGATACAGGCGACATCATTTTACAAGAAAAAATGCCGATAGGCCCTGCCGAAAGTGCCGGGGAGCTGCACGACCGGCTGATGCATACCGGAGCTAATTTGGTAGTTAAAACTGCCAAAGCCATCAGTAGCGGAGATTACACCCAACAACCACAGCAATGGCCTGCAAACATGAACAGGATGCCACGGCAAGCTCCCAAAATCTTTAAAGAAGATACCCTGATCGACTGGAAAAACCCGGCAAATAAAATATACAATAAAATACGAGGGCTAAGTCCCTACCCCACTGCCTACACGGTTTTGAAGAGCCCTGAAGAATTATTATTTCCAATAAAAATATACCAGGCCACCTACGAGGACACCTCAGCTGCACCCCCTCCCGGAAGCATCCTTACCGACTCCAAAACATATTTAAAGATATATGCTGAAGATGGCTTAATTGAAATTCTGGAGTTGCAAATGGCTGGTAAAACACGGATGAGCACCAAAAACTTTCTGAATGGTTTTGATATGAATGAAAGATGGCAAACGAACGGATAA
- a CDS encoding cysteate synthase encodes MKQDFRTPHYRLQSLVTGRVFDDTGWLLDDEQSDKPGLLRAIYDARQLTLKDESYGFYKFADWLPVHEYLQGSSAPVTYRSEHLADHLGLKNLWITFSGYWPEKGAAMRTCSFKETEAYAVCGRLDRQSGKILVVASAGNTARAFARVCSDNKIPLLLCVPEDRIEVLWFDEPIDDCVKLVASRRGSDYFDAIHLSNLACQIDDFVMEGGAKNVARRDGMGTTVLSAVTTIGRIPDYYFQAVGSGTGAIAAWEANMRLIDDGRFGNNKMRIMVSQNEPFVPIYHAWKADSRELFFASIAEAREQANQIDAMVLSNRKPPYGLAGGLYDALKDTQGSVLTVSNELLRQASVLFENLEGIDLHPAAAVAVASLIEVVNNKTVDKDALIMLNITGGGEERFKKENTLYYLKPELVFDIDPDFEEVKSRLQALFAKNVTPVSVTKE; translated from the coding sequence ATGAAGCAGGATTTCCGCACGCCACACTATCGATTGCAATCGCTTGTCACAGGACGAGTTTTTGACGACACCGGGTGGCTGCTCGACGATGAGCAATCCGACAAACCCGGATTGCTGCGCGCCATTTATGATGCACGTCAGCTTACGCTGAAAGATGAGAGCTATGGGTTTTACAAGTTTGCTGATTGGCTGCCGGTGCACGAATATTTGCAGGGATCGTCGGCACCTGTCACTTATCGAAGCGAGCATCTGGCTGATCATCTGGGGCTCAAAAATCTTTGGATAACTTTTAGCGGTTATTGGCCCGAAAAAGGAGCAGCCATGCGCACCTGCTCTTTCAAAGAAACCGAAGCTTATGCAGTTTGCGGACGCCTCGATCGCCAAAGCGGGAAAATACTGGTGGTGGCTTCGGCAGGTAATACTGCCCGCGCTTTTGCACGCGTGTGTTCCGATAATAAAATCCCTTTGCTGCTATGTGTTCCCGAAGACCGGATAGAGGTTCTTTGGTTTGACGAACCCATCGACGACTGTGTAAAACTAGTGGCTTCCCGGCGGGGAAGCGACTATTTCGATGCAATTCATCTGTCGAACTTGGCTTGCCAAATTGATGATTTTGTAATGGAAGGAGGCGCCAAAAACGTAGCCCGCCGCGATGGCATGGGAACAACGGTGTTGTCAGCCGTTACAACCATCGGACGCATCCCCGATTATTATTTTCAGGCGGTAGGAAGTGGCACCGGAGCCATAGCTGCCTGGGAAGCCAACATGCGGCTGATAGACGATGGTCGCTTTGGTAATAATAAGATGCGGATCATGGTTTCGCAAAACGAACCTTTTGTCCCGATTTATCATGCCTGGAAAGCTGATTCACGTGAACTTTTTTTTGCCAGTATTGCCGAGGCGCGTGAACAGGCAAATCAAATTGATGCCATGGTGCTTAGCAACCGCAAGCCACCTTATGGACTTGCAGGCGGATTGTATGATGCCCTAAAAGACACACAGGGATCGGTGCTCACCGTCAGCAACGAGTTGCTGCGTCAGGCTTCCGTTTTGTTCGAAAACCTCGAAGGTATCGATCTTCATCCCGCAGCAGCAGTAGCAGTAGCTTCGCTGATAGAGGTCGTAAATAATAAAACAGTGGATAAAGACGCACTCATCATGCTCAACATCACCGGCGGCGGCGAAGAGCGGTTTAAAAAGGAGAACACACTGTATTATCTCAAACCTGAGTTGGTTTTTGATATTGATCCGGATTTTGAAGAAGTGAAAAGCCGGCTACAAGCCCTTTTCGCAAAAAATGTTACGCCGGTTTCAGTTACTAAAGAGTAG
- the dnaE gene encoding DNA polymerase III subunit alpha: MILNAHSYYSLRYGTYSIEELVADVARHGHTALALTDINNSTGIIDFVKACRQQGIKPIAGMECRREDKVLYTCLARNNAGFRQINEFYTHYSLQKIDLPDEPPAFDDVYVVWPLEQEPQRKLEDNEFVGVKPAQVRRLVTSRFVGQQSKSLVLAPVTFRDHDDYLLHRNLRAIHKNTLISKLTANDVAAADEMILSSDDLRKQFADYPQLLINTEKILDDCSIDFDFKTVKNKQVFTDSRYSDKMLLEKLAHDGMKYRYSAADKTAAERIRHELAIIDKLGFSSYFLMAWDIVRYSMSRGFYHVGRGSGANSVVAYCLKITDVDPIELDLYFERFINPKRTSPPDFDIDYSWKERDEVIDYIFKRYGREHTALMGTISTFRDKSPIREIGKAFGLPKAEIDALVDFPERHRQQHDSVTAQVLQVAARMTDFPNLRSIHAGGVLISEEPITCYTALDMPPKGFPTTQWDMYVAEELGFEKMDILSQRGIGHIKECADIIRRNRGLEVDVHNVPKFKKDAQVKAQLKRAETIGCFYVESPAMRSLLTKLRCDNYLTLVAASSIVRPGVARSGMMREYIHRFHHPNDFEYFHPVMEEQLRETFGVMVYQEDVLKVCHHYAGLDLAESDVLRRAMSGKMRGKAEFQRIVERFFEKSLQLGRPEATTKEVWRQVESFAGYAFSKAHSASYAVESFQSLYLKAHFPLEFMTAVINNFGGYYNTWVYFNEARRCGADIALPCVNRSEYKTTIYDKEIFVGFIHIQNLEQKLALRIVEERRINGVYADLEDFVTRVHPGIEQMILLIRIGALRFTGNTKSRLLWEAHLFFGKRKNEVIQNTLFKVSGKQFTLPQLDYSRVEDAYDEIELIGFPVTIGYFDLLKTNFRGEIKAREMLEHTGKTVRMLGQLVTRKYVKTVRGEIMHFGTFIDDEGEFFDTTHFPNSLKQYNFQGYGVYLILGRVEEEFGFPSLVVQKMARLPVVEDPRAG, encoded by the coding sequence TTGATTCTCAACGCTCATTCATATTACAGCCTGCGCTACGGAACCTATTCTATCGAGGAGCTGGTTGCAGATGTCGCCCGCCATGGCCACACAGCCCTGGCGCTTACCGACATCAACAACTCCACCGGCATCATCGATTTTGTAAAGGCGTGCCGACAGCAGGGCATTAAGCCCATTGCCGGGATGGAATGCCGGCGCGAGGATAAGGTGCTTTACACCTGCCTGGCGCGCAACAATGCTGGCTTTCGCCAGATCAATGAATTTTACACACATTACAGCCTCCAAAAAATTGACCTGCCCGATGAGCCTCCAGCTTTTGATGATGTGTATGTGGTTTGGCCTCTGGAGCAGGAGCCTCAACGAAAGTTGGAAGACAACGAATTTGTTGGCGTAAAACCTGCGCAGGTGCGGAGGCTCGTAACTTCCCGATTTGTCGGCCAGCAATCCAAATCGCTTGTATTGGCTCCTGTTACCTTCCGCGATCACGACGACTATTTGCTGCATCGCAACCTTCGGGCTATCCACAAAAACACGCTCATCAGCAAACTCACTGCTAACGACGTGGCTGCAGCGGATGAGATGATACTTTCGTCCGATGATCTGCGCAAGCAATTTGCCGATTATCCTCAGCTTCTTATTAACACCGAAAAAATCCTGGACGATTGCTCGATAGATTTTGATTTTAAAACCGTAAAAAACAAGCAGGTCTTTACCGATTCACGTTACAGCGACAAGATGCTTCTCGAAAAGCTGGCGCACGACGGCATGAAATACCGCTACAGCGCTGCCGACAAAACAGCCGCCGAGCGCATCCGTCATGAGCTGGCCATCATCGATAAGCTTGGTTTTTCGTCGTATTTCCTGATGGCGTGGGACATCGTGCGTTATTCGATGTCGCGCGGATTTTATCATGTGGGTCGGGGGAGTGGCGCCAACAGCGTGGTGGCTTATTGCTTAAAGATTACGGATGTTGATCCCATTGAGCTTGATCTCTATTTTGAGCGTTTTATCAATCCCAAGCGTACCAGTCCGCCTGATTTTGATATCGATTATTCGTGGAAAGAACGCGATGAGGTGATCGACTACATCTTTAAACGTTATGGTCGCGAACATACCGCTCTGATGGGAACTATTTCAACTTTCCGCGACAAATCTCCCATTCGTGAAATAGGCAAAGCTTTCGGGCTGCCCAAAGCAGAGATTGATGCACTGGTAGATTTTCCAGAGCGCCACAGGCAGCAGCACGACAGCGTCACAGCACAGGTGCTTCAGGTAGCTGCCCGCATGACGGATTTCCCCAATTTGCGAAGCATCCACGCCGGCGGAGTACTCATCTCGGAAGAACCCATTACCTGCTACACCGCGCTGGACATGCCGCCCAAAGGTTTCCCGACAACCCAGTGGGATATGTATGTGGCCGAAGAGCTGGGATTTGAGAAGATGGACATCCTGAGCCAGCGCGGCATCGGACATATTAAAGAATGTGCCGACATTATCCGGCGAAACCGAGGTCTGGAGGTGGACGTACACAATGTACCCAAGTTTAAAAAAGATGCTCAGGTGAAAGCGCAACTGAAACGCGCCGAGACCATCGGATGCTTTTACGTAGAAAGCCCTGCTATGCGCTCGTTGCTCACCAAGCTGCGCTGCGATAATTATCTGACGCTGGTTGCTGCCAGCTCTATCGTACGCCCCGGCGTGGCGCGCTCGGGCATGATGCGCGAATACATCCACAGGTTTCATCATCCAAACGATTTCGAGTATTTCCATCCGGTGATGGAAGAACAACTTCGCGAAACTTTCGGCGTGATGGTGTATCAGGAAGATGTGCTAAAGGTGTGTCATCATTATGCCGGCCTCGACCTGGCCGAGTCGGATGTGCTGCGCCGCGCCATGAGTGGTAAGATGCGCGGCAAAGCGGAGTTTCAGCGGATTGTGGAGCGCTTTTTTGAAAAGTCGCTACAGCTTGGCCGCCCCGAAGCCACCACCAAAGAGGTATGGCGTCAGGTGGAATCGTTTGCCGGATATGCTTTTTCCAAAGCGCACTCAGCATCCTACGCCGTCGAAAGCTTCCAGAGCCTCTACCTCAAGGCGCACTTTCCGTTGGAATTTATGACGGCGGTCATCAACAACTTTGGAGGATATTACAACACGTGGGTTTATTTTAACGAAGCGCGCCGCTGCGGGGCTGACATTGCGCTGCCATGCGTCAATCGCAGCGAGTACAAAACGACCATTTATGACAAAGAAATTTTTGTGGGATTTATCCACATCCAAAACCTGGAGCAAAAGCTGGCATTGCGTATCGTCGAGGAGCGTCGCATCAATGGCGTGTATGCCGATCTGGAAGATTTTGTGACGCGGGTACATCCGGGCATTGAGCAGATGATTTTGCTGATACGCATTGGAGCGCTTCGCTTTACCGGCAACACCAAGAGCCGCCTGCTGTGGGAGGCACATCTTTTTTTTGGAAAACGAAAAAATGAAGTCATCCAAAACACGCTTTTCAAAGTAAGCGGCAAACAGTTTACGCTGCCCCAGCTCGATTACAGCAGGGTGGAAGATGCTTACGACGAAATAGAACTCATCGGATTTCCCGTTACCATTGGCTATTTTGATTTATTAAAAACTAATTTCCGGGGCGAGATAAAGGCCCGTGAGATGTTGGAGCACACAGGTAAAACCGTGCGCATGCTTGGCCAGTTGGTTACGCGGAAATATGTAAAGACCGTCCGTGGTGAGATTATGCACTTTGGTACTTTCATCGACGACGAGGGCGAATTTTTCGACACCACCCATTTCCCCAATTCTTTAAAGCAATACAACTTTCAGGGCTATGGCGTCTATCTTATCTTGGGTAGAGTAGAGGAGGAGTTTGGTTTTCCCAGCCTGGTAGTGCAAAAGATGGCGCGCCTGCCCGTGGTGGAAGATCCCAGAGCAGGGTAA
- a CDS encoding SMP-30/gluconolactonase/LRE family protein has product MKNKTPFFLFAFAMALIFVANSAIGQETASEKVKQLWATEQVFMVPESVYYDSHNQMLYVASVNGKPTDKASNGFISAMEPDGRITRLEWVTGLHAPKGMTMLDDKLFVADIDRVAEIDVTTREIVKFYSAKQAEFLNDCIVDEQGRVYITDMKTGAIYRIADGEIDEWLPAGTFDSPNGINYRNGYLYVGVNGKIIQIDSSDKSQKVVAEFDGSVDGLEMDKSGNFIFSDWSGLVRRVVPGGKPEILFDTTDEKVNAADIHLMAEENILLVPTFFDNRVVAYKILD; this is encoded by the coding sequence ATGAAAAATAAAACTCCTTTCTTTCTTTTCGCTTTCGCAATGGCTTTGATTTTCGTTGCAAATTCTGCTATCGGACAAGAAACTGCCTCCGAAAAAGTAAAACAACTTTGGGCTACCGAACAGGTTTTTATGGTGCCTGAATCGGTTTATTACGACAGCCACAACCAGATGTTGTATGTGGCCAGCGTCAACGGAAAGCCTACCGATAAAGCATCAAATGGTTTTATTTCGGCGATGGAACCCGATGGCCGTATCACCCGCCTGGAGTGGGTTACCGGACTGCATGCACCCAAAGGAATGACCATGCTCGACGACAAACTATTTGTAGCCGACATCGATCGGGTTGCGGAAATTGATGTAACAACCCGTGAGATTGTGAAATTTTATTCGGCAAAGCAGGCTGAATTTTTAAATGATTGCATTGTCGATGAGCAAGGCAGAGTTTACATTACGGATATGAAGACTGGCGCGATTTATCGGATTGCCGATGGCGAAATTGACGAATGGCTGCCGGCAGGCACTTTCGACAGTCCCAATGGAATCAACTACCGCAACGGCTATCTTTATGTGGGTGTTAATGGTAAGATAATTCAAATCGATTCGTCGGATAAATCACAAAAGGTGGTTGCGGAATTTGATGGGAGTGTGGACGGACTTGAGATGGACAAGTCGGGCAACTTTATTTTCTCGGATTGGAGTGGCCTTGTTCGTCGTGTTGTGCCTGGCGGCAAACCGGAAATTCTTTTTGATACCACCGACGAAAAAGTTAATGCTGCAGACATTCATCT